From the Manihot esculenta cultivar AM560-2 chromosome 3, M.esculenta_v8, whole genome shotgun sequence genome, one window contains:
- the LOC110611395 gene encoding ubiquitin carboxyl-terminal hydrolase 25 has protein sequence MGLQLQMSWQPSLLSQKRKNGPPLGLKNLGNSCYLNSVLQCLTYTPPLANFCLRLQHSSLCDSVSNGERKRECPFCILEKRIVRSLSLDLTLDAPAKIQSCLRIFAEHFRCGLQEDAHEFLRYVIDACHNTCLRLMKLRRKGNDSFNGTNTVVREIFGGALQSQVKCLSCNSESNKVDEIMDISLDVLHSNSLREAMQKFFQPEILDGSNKYRCENCKKLVTARKQMSILQAPNILVIQLKRFEGTFGGKIEKAIAFDEVLVLSSFMCKGNQDLKPEYNLFGTIVHSGYSPESGHYYAYIKDAMGRWYCCNDSYVTVSTLQDVLSEKVYILFFSRTNQRPLPSGATSGVKSSNFNGVGTSKSPKIAVAPKCVDQSSCKDIPSMSKSDKVSSIRQIKLNGSGSSSRRVPPTVDRNADMHKSRNMNMDGDAKDTVYMEKLDKDMSPIINGNGCSKNKIIVDETCPSIAGASENFITQNGALDSVKPDLSEANGTMVKMVAEKGYNHLELQNSRENGHTGTSELKRKLEDSCILFAQDSHSRAKVKELKEVLKQEASSVLRSCGWSNKVYSFMCSRKRLCARGARNIPTDIELKKLLITEAKSTFISQIPESLKEDLIRHLRSFSQEK, from the exons ATGGGATTGCAATTGCAGATGAGTTGGCAGCCGAGTTTACTGAGTCAGAAAAGGAAGAATGGTCCGCCTTTAGGGTTGAAAAATCTCGGCAATTCTTGCTATCTCAATAGCGTCCTTCAGTGCCTCACTTACACTCCTCCCCTTGCCAATTTTTGTCTCCGTTTACAGCATTCTTCTCTCT GTGATTCGGTTTCTAACGGGGAAAGAAAGCGGGAGTGCCCATTTTGTATACTTGAGAAACGGATAGTCCGTTCCCTAAGCCTGGACCTAACGCTTGATGCCCCAGCAAAGATTCAGAGCTGTCTCAGGATTTTTGCCGAGCACTTTCGGTGCGGCCTCCAAGAGGATGCACATGAGTTCCTGCGCTATGTCATTGATGCGTGTCATAACACCTGCTTGCGACTCATGAAGCTGCGGCGCAAGGGGAATGACTCCTTTAATGGCACCAACACTGTCGTTAGGGAGATATTTGGAGGTGCTTTGCAGAGCCAGGTGAAGTGCTTGTCATGCAATTCTGAGTCCAATAAGGTTGATGAGATTATGGACATCAGTCTCGATGTATTGCATAGTAATTCGCTTAGAGAAGCAATGCAAAAGTTCTTTCAGCCTGAGATCTTGGATGGCAGCAATAAGTACAGATGTGAAAA TTGTAAGAAATTGGTGACAGCGAGGAAGCAAATGTCAATTCTTCAAGCACCTAATATCTTGGTAATCCAACTGAAG AGATTTGAGGGCACATTTGGTGGCAAGATTGAGAAGGCCATTGCATTTGATGAAGTTTTGGTGCTTTCTAGCTTCATGTGTAAAGGGAACCAG GATCTGAAACCAGAGTATAATCTTTTTGGCACCATTGTGCATTCAGGATACTCACCAGAATCTGGACACTACTATGCATATATCAAG GATGCAATGGGTCGGTGGTATTGCTGTAATGATTCATATGTGACAGTTTCAACACTGCAGGATGTCTTGTCAGAGAAAGTCTATATTCTTTTCTTCTCACGCACTAACCAAAGGCCACTTCCTTCTGGTGCTACCAGTGGAGTAAAATCAAGCAATTTTAATGGCGTTGGGACATCTAAAAGTCCAAAGATTGCTGTTGCACCAAAATGTGTTGATCAATCTTCATGCAAGGATATTCCATCCATGTCTAAGAGTGATAAAGTGTCTTCTATTCGGCAGATAAAGTTGAATGGTTCTGGATCTAGCTCCAGAAGGGTTCCTCCTACTGTTGACAGAAATGCTGACATGCATAAGAGTCGAAACATGAATATGGATGGGGATGCTAAGGACACAGTTTATATGGAGAAACTTGATAAGGATATGTCACCAATAATAAATGGAAACGGGTGCAGCAAAAACAAAATCATTGTTGATGAGACCTGTCCATCCATTGCAGGAGCAAGTGAAAACTTTATTACTCAAAATGGTGCCTTAGATTCAGTAAAGCCGGATCTCTCTGAAGCTAATGGTACTATGGTTAAGATGGTGGCAGAAAAAGGGTATAATCACCTTGAATTGCAAAACAGTAGAGAGAATGGCCACACTGGCACTTCAGAGTTAAAGAGGAAATTAGAGGACTCTTGCATTTTGTTTGCACAGGATTCTCATTCTCGAGCCAAAgtcaaagagttaaaagaagT TCTCAAGCAAGAAGCTTCTTCAGTTTTGCGATCATGTGGCTGGTCGAATAAGGTATACAGTTTTATGTGTTCGAGGAAGAGGTTATGTGCACGAGGAGCAAGGAACATCCCAACTGATATTGAATTAAA GAAGCTCTTGATCACAGAGGCTAAATCAACCTTTATTTCACAGATACCTGAATCATTAAAAGAGGATCTAATTAGACATCTCCGTTCATTCAGCCAAGAGAAGTGA
- the LOC110610850 gene encoding 9-cis-epoxycarotenoid dioxygenase NCED3, chloroplastic yields MASSSPPAAAAISMSSLDRTSRKPYVSCSLHTPSILHFPKQSTRTTAFPPSPSISTRNPQKIDSPAPPASPSVNKSLAQEQQQWNFLQRAAAMALDAVETALVSHERQHPLPKTADPRVQISGNFAPVQEQAVVHNLHVTGKIPDSIRGVYLRNGANPLHEPVAGHHFFDGDGMVHAVRFEQGSVSYACRFTETNRLVQEQELGRPVFPKAIGELHGHSGIARLLLFYARSLFGIVDPSHGTGVANAGLVYFDGHLLAMSEDDLPYHVRVLPSGDLKTVGRYNFNGQLKTTMIAHPKVDPVSGELFALSYDVVQKPYLKYFRFSPEGKKSPDVEISLDQPTMMHDFAITERFVVIPDQQVVFKLSEMIRGGSPVIYDNNKVSRFGILDKQANDASKIKWIEASDCFCFHLWNAWEEPETDEVVVIGSCMTPPDSIFNECDESLKSVLSEIRLNMKTGKSTRRPIISDTEQVNLEAGMVNRNLLGRKTQFAYLALAEPWPKVSGFAKADLSTGEVHTYIYGDNKYGGEPLFLPSDPNSSSGKEDSGYILCFVHDEKQWKSELQIVNAMTLQLEATVKLPSRVPYGFHGTFVSAKDLEKQAV; encoded by the coding sequence ATGGCTTCTTCATCCCCTCCAGCAGCTGCAGCTATAAGCATGTCCTCTCTTGACAGGACTAGTAGAAAGCCTTATGTCTCTTGCTCTCTCCATACTCCTTCTATACTCCATTTCCCTAAACAATCCACAAGAACCACTGCTTTTCCTCCTTCACCTTCTATTTCCACAAGAAATCCTCAGAAAATTGATTCTCCGGCGCCTCCTGCTTCTCCTTCTGTTAATAAATCATTAGCACAAGAGCAACAGCAATGGAATTTTTTACAAAGAGCTGCAGCTATGGCTTTAGATGCTGTGGAAACTGCTTTGGTTTCACATGAACGTCAGCACCCTCTTCCCAAAACTGCTGACCCAAGAGTCCAAATCTCCGGCAACTTCGCACCAGTGCAGGAGCAAGCCGTCGTACATAATTTACACGTTACCGGAAAAATCCCAGATAGCATTCGAGGTGTTTATCTTCGAAACGGAGCAAACCCGCTTCACGAGCCGGTGGCTGGTCACCACTTCTTTGACGGTGATGGGATGGTTCATGCTGTCCGGTTTGAGCAGGGGTCCGTTAGTTATGCTTGCCGGTTCACGGAGACAAACCGGCTAGTTCAAGAGCAAGAATTAGGACGTCCAGTTTTCCCCAAGGCCATCGGTGAGCTCCATGGCCACTCTGGGATAGCTAGGCTGCTGCTATTCTACGCTCGTTCGCTTTTTGGTATTGTTGATCCCAGCCATGGGACTGGTGTTGCTAACGCAGGATTGGTTTACTTTGATGGTCATCTTCTTGCTATGTCTGAAGATGATTTGCCTTACCATGTTCGTGTTCTTCCCTCTGGAGACCTCAAAACTGTCGGGCGATACAATTTCAATGGCCAACTCAAGACTACAATGATTGCTCACCCAAAAGTCGACCCAGTCTCTGGGGAACTGTTTGCTCTCAGCTATGATGTTGTCCAGAAACCATATCTGAAATATTTCAGATTTTCTCCAGAAGGTAAAAAGTCTCCTGATGTTGAAATCTCACTTGATCAGccaaccatgatgcatgatttTGCCATTACTGAGAGGTTCGTTGTTATCCCTGATCAACAAGTTGTTTTCAAATTGTCTGAAATGATTCGCGGTGGCTCTCCAGTAATCTACGACAACAACAAGGTGTCAAGGTTTGGGATATTGGACAAGCAAGCCAATGACGCTTCCAAGATTAAGTGGATTGAAGCATCTGATTGCTTCTGTTTCCATCTCTGGAACGCATGGGAGGAGCCTGAAACTGATGAAGTTGTAGTGATTGGATCTTGCATGACTCCACCAGATTCCATTTTCAAtgaatgtgatgagagtttgAAGAGTGTTCTCTCAGAAATCAGGCTAAATATGAAGACTGGAAAGTCCACTCGCCGCCCAATCATTTCAGACACTGAACAAGTAAACTTAGAAGCAGGAATGGTAAATCGAAACCTTCTCGGCAGAAAGACCCAGTTTGCTTACTTAGCTCTTGCAGAGCCATGGCCCAAAGTGTCTGGTTTTGCTAAAGCAGACCTCTCAACAGGAGAAGTCCACACATACATCTATGGAGATAACAAATATGGTGGTGAACCCTTGTTTCTTCCTAGTGACCCGAATTCCAGTTCAGGGAAAGAAGATTCTGGGTACATTTTATGCTTTGTTCATGACGAAAAACAATGGAAATCTGAGCTCCAAATTGTGAATGCCATGACTTTGCAGCTAGAAGCAACAGTTAAGCTTCCTTCTCGAGTTCCTTATGGTTTTCACGGCACGTTTGTTAGTGCTAAGGATTTGGAGAAGCAGGCTGTGTAG